One stretch of Rhodoflexus caldus DNA includes these proteins:
- a CDS encoding 3-isopropylmalate dehydratase small subunit gives MITGFAHAYGDNIDTDRIIPGKYTKTLDISQLASHVLEDLDPDFRTRMQKGDIIVGGNNFGCGSSREQAPVAIKAAGVSAVIARFFARIFYRNAINIGLPLLEIPKHDIETGHELEINLAEGTVLNKTTGKLHRAAPLPQVMMDILAEGGLVNYLQKHGDYKL, from the coding sequence ATGATAACAGGATTTGCACACGCCTATGGCGATAATATCGATACGGACAGAATTATTCCGGGTAAATATACTAAAACACTGGATATCAGCCAGTTGGCTTCACACGTATTAGAAGACCTCGACCCTGATTTCCGTACGCGTATGCAGAAAGGAGATATTATTGTCGGCGGAAATAATTTTGGTTGCGGCTCTTCGCGCGAACAGGCACCGGTGGCGATTAAGGCGGCAGGTGTTTCGGCTGTAATTGCACGATTTTTTGCACGGATTTTCTATCGCAATGCCATTAATATCGGGTTGCCATTGTTGGAAATCCCCAAACATGACATCGAAACGGGGCATGAGTTGGAAATTAACTTGGCCGAAGGAACCGTACTCAATAAAACTACGGGTAAGTTGCACCGTGCAGCCCCTCTGCCGCAAGTAATGATGGATATTCTTGCCGAAGGCGGATTGGTGAACTACCTGCAAAAGCATGGCGACTACAAACTTTAA
- a CDS encoding MarC family protein, protein MSDLTAFALLCFTSFFTILNPIGVMPVFMTMTADLDSAAKTKTARKAALTSFITMVTFAFTGKLLFQFFNISADSFRVVGGIIFFSMGYEMLQARLSRMKVSEEDVRQYVTDISITPLAIPMICGPGAITNSIVLMESAGTFEKKAVLIGMMALVNAIVFVVLWGSAGISKALGDTGNKILMRLMGLIVMVIAVEFFFSGLRPILRSIFNVG, encoded by the coding sequence ATGTCTGACTTAACAGCTTTTGCTTTATTGTGCTTCACCTCGTTTTTTACCATTCTCAATCCAATTGGGGTGATGCCTGTTTTTATGACCATGACTGCCGATTTGGATAGTGCTGCCAAAACCAAAACAGCACGCAAGGCTGCGCTTACCTCATTTATCACCATGGTTACATTTGCATTTACAGGTAAGTTGTTGTTTCAGTTTTTTAACATTTCTGCTGATAGTTTTCGAGTAGTAGGAGGGATTATCTTTTTCTCGATGGGCTACGAGATGTTGCAGGCGCGCCTTTCCCGCATGAAAGTCAGTGAAGAAGATGTGCGGCAGTACGTAACCGATATTTCCATTACGCCACTGGCTATCCCGATGATATGCGGCCCCGGTGCCATTACCAATTCCATTGTGCTGATGGAAAGCGCCGGTACTTTTGAGAAAAAAGCAGTGCTCATAGGTATGATGGCACTTGTGAATGCTATTGTCTTCGTAGTGCTTTGGGGCTCGGCAGGCATCAGCAAAGCCCTCGGCGACACAGGCAATAAAATACTGATGCGCCTGATGGGGCTGATAGTGATGGTAATTGCAGTTGAATTTTTCTTCAGCGGCCTGCGCCCGATTTTACGCAGTATATTTAATGTGGGCTAA
- the pheA gene encoding prephenate dehydratase: MEKKLTEIREQIDAIDNQMLTLLNKRMELVREVGHLKRSNNAVIYRPEREKAILDRLNKINTGPIAPQAIEAIFLEIFAASRHFELPERVAYLGPEGSFTHQAAESRFGALSDYVSLSTIQSVFESVETGRVRFGVIPIENNREGSVHETIDLLISSDVRIVAEVPLDIHFTFASMEDRLSHIKKIYSKDIAFRQCKRFLDEYFGDSNVELIPVESTSKAAKLASEEPYAAAICARVAATIHKLPLLFENIEDSVYNRTRFLIISKDFNNQKAAGSKTSLIVKLDNDTKAGTLASFLNDFNEAGVNLTKIESRPAKQKGKFNYWFLIDFDGHCEDEAIAPILAKHGDHIKLLGSYVKLV; encoded by the coding sequence ATGGAAAAGAAATTAACAGAAATTAGAGAGCAAATTGATGCTATTGACAATCAAATGCTCACCCTGCTTAACAAGCGCATGGAACTTGTGCGGGAAGTAGGGCATCTGAAACGAAGCAACAACGCTGTTATTTACAGGCCTGAACGGGAAAAGGCCATTTTAGACCGACTCAATAAAATCAACACCGGCCCTATTGCTCCACAAGCAATAGAGGCCATTTTTTTGGAAATATTTGCAGCCAGCCGACACTTCGAACTGCCCGAACGGGTAGCATATCTGGGGCCGGAAGGCAGTTTTACGCATCAGGCAGCCGAAAGCCGCTTTGGTGCACTCAGCGACTATGTTTCTTTAAGCACCATCCAGTCGGTTTTTGAAAGCGTAGAAACAGGCAGGGTGCGATTTGGAGTTATCCCGATTGAAAACAACCGAGAAGGTTCTGTACACGAAACCATAGACTTGCTCATCAGTTCCGATGTGCGAATTGTAGCCGAAGTGCCGTTAGACATTCACTTCACTTTTGCTTCTATGGAAGACAGACTCTCGCATATCAAAAAGATTTACTCAAAAGACATTGCTTTTAGGCAATGCAAACGCTTTTTAGACGAATATTTTGGCGATAGCAATGTGGAGCTAATCCCCGTAGAGTCTACTTCCAAAGCAGCCAAGTTAGCCTCGGAAGAGCCCTATGCAGCAGCAATATGCGCACGTGTGGCCGCTACTATCCACAAACTTCCGTTGTTGTTCGAGAACATTGAAGACAGCGTATATAACCGCACCCGTTTTCTGATTATCAGCAAAGATTTTAACAACCAGAAAGCAGCAGGTTCAAAAACAAGTCTCATTGTTAAGTTAGACAACGACACCAAAGCAGGTACTTTGGCAAGTTTTCTCAACGACTTCAACGAGGCAGGCGTTAATCTTACCAAAATAGAAAGCCGCCCTGCCAAGCAAAAAGGAAAGTTCAATTACTGGTTCCTCATAGATTTTGACGGGCACTGCGAGGATGAAGCAATTGCACCTATTTTGGCTAAGCACGGCGACCATATCAAACTATTGGGCAGCTATGTAAAATTAGTTTGA
- a CDS encoding M23 family metallopeptidase has protein sequence MKKSFTITFYLLLILFLPTEMLLAQKKATKKESSGDFIEFTIPGSRWKPSDEALINGKRTKGFEKGQGENSVTDTLIANGNGSERIKYLATGGSSGIQDGNAAQSEQMRKALRNYLQTRGFDNDSLIIKDLFNENRPALDFLDLGMKRSLLREDTTDLYDVAEEDIVIVSEEVNIDSTWVTISDYYSIWDTEVINPYKFDIRQLRDTIPLVLFDSLKEQRWSPPLASIKLTSEFGMRGWRWHHGVDLDLNTGDPVYASFDGVVRIRRYERGGYGNFVVLRHSNGLETLYAHLSKQVLQIGDTVSAGQLIGLGGSTGRSTGPHLHYEVRYNGYAFDPKYIYDFEKGTIISNIFHLSPEHFQHLLNQRQVVSHIVKRGDTLSRIAQKYRTSVRQLMKLNGLSASTMLRPGRRIRIR, from the coding sequence ATGAAAAAAAGCTTCACTATCACTTTTTATCTTTTGCTGATATTATTCTTGCCAACAGAAATGCTGCTGGCACAGAAAAAAGCAACAAAGAAAGAAAGTTCCGGTGATTTTATAGAGTTTACTATACCCGGTAGCCGGTGGAAGCCGTCTGATGAAGCATTAATTAACGGTAAACGAACCAAAGGCTTTGAAAAAGGACAGGGCGAAAACAGTGTAACCGATACGCTGATAGCCAATGGAAACGGCAGTGAACGAATCAAATACTTGGCAACAGGTGGTTCAAGCGGCATACAAGACGGCAATGCAGCACAGTCGGAGCAGATGCGAAAAGCACTTCGCAACTATCTCCAAACACGAGGCTTCGACAACGATTCATTGATTATCAAAGACTTGTTCAACGAAAATCGCCCCGCACTTGATTTTCTGGACTTGGGCATGAAACGCTCACTGCTCAGGGAAGATACAACCGACCTCTACGACGTGGCAGAAGAAGACATCGTTATCGTATCGGAAGAAGTCAATATTGATTCCACATGGGTAACTATCAGCGACTATTACTCCATTTGGGATACAGAGGTCATCAATCCCTACAAATTTGATATCCGCCAACTGCGCGATACGATACCGCTGGTGCTGTTCGATTCGCTGAAAGAGCAGCGGTGGTCGCCGCCCTTGGCAAGCATTAAACTTACGTCGGAATTTGGTATGAGAGGCTGGCGATGGCATCATGGCGTAGATTTGGACTTGAACACAGGCGACCCCGTCTATGCCTCGTTTGACGGCGTTGTGCGCATCAGGCGCTATGAGCGCGGGGGATACGGAAATTTTGTGGTATTGCGGCACAGCAACGGACTTGAAACACTCTATGCACACCTGAGTAAACAAGTACTGCAAATAGGCGATACCGTTTCCGCTGGACAGCTCATAGGGCTTGGCGGCAGCACAGGACGCAGCACAGGGCCTCACCTTCACTACGAAGTGCGATACAACGGCTACGCATTTGACCCTAAATATATCTACGATTTCGAGAAGGGCACCATCATTAGCAACATCTTTCATCTCAGCCCGGAGCATTTCCAACACCTGCTTAATCAACGGCAGGTTGTTTCCCACATTGTAAAGCGCGGCGATACGCTTTCGCGAATTGCACAAAAATACCGTACTTCTGTGCGTCAATTGATGAAACTTAACGGCCTGTCGGCCTCAACAATGCTCAGACCGGGCAGGAGAATCAGAATCAGATAA
- the trxB gene encoding thioredoxin-disulfide reductase, whose product MTQETTKCLIIGSGPAGFTAAIYAARAGLNPILYQGSQPGGQLTITSEVENYPGYPDGIQGPEMMMDFQRQAERFGTQVRSGMATKVDFSVYPHRVTIDDSHVIEAYTVIISTGASAKWLGLPAEQRLNSRGVSACAVCDGYFYRGKDVAVVGGGDTAAEEATYLSKLCKKVYLLVRRGEMRASKIMQERVLNTPNIEVLWHTETADILGENEVEAMRVRNVQTGEERDIPIQGFFVAIGHQPNTDIFKGFIDMDANGYIKTKPGSTHTNIEGVFAAGDAQDHVYRQAVTAAGTGCMAALDAERFLAAKGLH is encoded by the coding sequence ATGACCCAAGAAACTACTAAATGCCTGATTATCGGCTCAGGCCCTGCGGGATTTACAGCAGCCATTTATGCAGCCAGAGCCGGACTTAACCCCATTCTGTATCAAGGCAGCCAGCCCGGAGGTCAATTGACTATTACAAGCGAAGTTGAAAATTACCCGGGTTATCCCGACGGTATTCAAGGGCCGGAAATGATGATGGATTTTCAGCGTCAGGCCGAGCGCTTTGGTACACAAGTTCGTTCAGGCATGGCCACCAAAGTTGATTTTTCTGTTTACCCGCATCGGGTAACTATTGACGATTCGCACGTGATTGAGGCTTATACCGTTATTATTTCTACCGGTGCTTCTGCCAAATGGCTCGGTTTGCCGGCCGAACAAAGGCTTAACAGTCGCGGAGTATCGGCATGTGCTGTTTGCGACGGTTATTTTTACAGAGGCAAAGATGTAGCCGTAGTAGGCGGTGGCGATACGGCCGCAGAAGAAGCCACTTACTTGTCTAAACTTTGCAAAAAAGTATATCTGCTGGTGCGCAGAGGCGAAATGCGTGCTTCTAAAATTATGCAGGAGCGCGTACTCAATACTCCCAACATAGAGGTATTATGGCATACGGAAACTGCCGATATTTTAGGCGAAAACGAAGTAGAGGCCATGCGCGTGCGCAATGTACAAACCGGCGAAGAGCGTGATATTCCCATTCAGGGCTTCTTCGTGGCCATTGGTCATCAGCCCAATACAGATATTTTCAAAGGCTTTATAGATATGGACGCCAACGGCTACATTAAAACTAAGCCGGGCTCTACTCATACTAACATAGAAGGCGTTTTTGCAGCCGGCGATGCACAAGACCACGTATATCGACAGGCAGTAACTGCGGCAGGTACGGGCTGCATGGCAGCGCTGGACGCCGAGCGCTTTCTCGCTGCAAAGGGCTTGCACTAA
- a CDS encoding TetR/AcrR family transcriptional regulator yields MGVLERKEREKQEMRELILQTATRMFLEEGYEKTSLRNIAEKIEYSPATIYLYFKDKKELFYAIHERAFENFFAHMSSAETIANPMLRLRRMGELYIEFAFQNPELYDLMFIMRAPMEAIKESRAEWGCGPRSFELLRTTIINCMEAKLMKSMDVDVAALSIFSFIHGFTSMTIRDRLIMYPKESLRTLLEKSLDNMIDLMKA; encoded by the coding sequence ATGGGTGTATTAGAAAGAAAAGAACGTGAAAAACAGGAAATGCGCGAGCTGATTTTGCAAACAGCCACCCGCATGTTTTTGGAAGAGGGCTACGAAAAAACTTCTCTTCGGAATATTGCTGAAAAAATAGAGTACAGCCCTGCTACTATTTATCTGTACTTTAAAGACAAAAAAGAACTGTTTTATGCCATCCACGAGCGGGCATTTGAAAACTTTTTTGCTCATATGTCATCGGCGGAGACAATTGCCAATCCAATGCTGCGACTGCGCCGAATGGGAGAGTTGTACATAGAGTTCGCTTTTCAAAACCCCGAGCTGTACGACCTGATGTTCATTATGCGTGCGCCTATGGAAGCCATAAAAGAAAGCCGAGCAGAGTGGGGCTGCGGGCCACGTTCGTTTGAGTTGCTGCGCACCACGATTATCAACTGCATGGAAGCTAAATTGATGAAGTCCATGGATGTAGATGTGGCTGCTCTCAGCATATTTTCTTTCATACACGGTTTTACGTCAATGACCATCCGCGACAGACTGATTATGTATCCGAAAGAAAGCCTTAGGACACTGCTGGAAAAATCATTGGATAATATGATTGACCTGATGAAAGCGTAA
- a CDS encoding TolC family protein yields MNLHLKKAAFTLCLLQLLATVAAAQGSILEEYIREGLQNNDAVRQQNFLLEKNMYALQEARGLFLPQTTINSTYTTATGGRRINFPVGDLLNPVYSTLNRLTASNQFPQIANVNEQFFPRNFYDVKIRTILPLVNAEIYYNRLIKKEQISFQQAEVNVYKRQLVADIKTAYYRYLQAGQAIGIYENALALLAENRRVNESLVRNGMVNTSVLARIDSEIAKVKAQAEEVRNNERNAAAYFNFLINRNLDEKILRDTLLSSNLTTIVASDTSIAAREELQKLQSAITINQFALRLNRSYWLPKVGAALDLGSQGFDFAFNDQTRYLLFNLTIDIPIFSGFRNVNKIKQAERDISALQAQQSYAEDQLRLQLQTLINSYRTAVEVYKANETQVVSARRFYGDTFKRYREGQANYIELLDAQTQLLNAQLQLSIAQENILIRLAEIERAQASYPL; encoded by the coding sequence ATGAACCTACACCTTAAAAAGGCTGCATTTACTCTTTGCTTGCTTCAATTGCTTGCAACCGTTGCCGCTGCACAGGGAAGTATTTTGGAGGAGTACATCAGAGAAGGTTTGCAAAACAACGATGCCGTTCGGCAACAAAACTTTTTATTGGAAAAAAACATGTATGCGCTACAGGAAGCGCGCGGGCTTTTTCTACCGCAAACTACCATTAACAGCACTTACACAACCGCAACAGGTGGTCGTCGCATTAACTTTCCCGTTGGCGATTTGCTCAATCCTGTTTACAGTACGCTCAACAGACTTACTGCCAGCAATCAATTTCCGCAAATTGCCAATGTGAACGAGCAATTTTTTCCGCGTAATTTCTATGATGTAAAAATAAGAACCATACTTCCGCTTGTCAATGCAGAAATTTATTACAATCGTCTAATAAAAAAGGAACAAATCAGCTTCCAGCAGGCAGAAGTGAACGTGTATAAGCGTCAGTTGGTAGCCGATATCAAAACCGCCTACTATCGCTACTTGCAGGCGGGGCAGGCAATCGGAATTTATGAAAATGCACTGGCCTTGTTGGCCGAAAACCGAAGGGTTAATGAAAGTTTGGTGCGCAACGGCATGGTCAATACAAGCGTTTTGGCACGTATAGACAGCGAAATTGCAAAAGTAAAAGCACAGGCCGAAGAAGTACGAAACAATGAGCGCAATGCAGCAGCTTATTTTAACTTCTTGATTAACAGAAATTTAGATGAAAAGATACTTCGCGATACCTTGCTCAGCAGCAACCTCACAACGATTGTGGCCTCCGACACGAGCATTGCTGCACGTGAGGAACTTCAAAAACTGCAAAGTGCAATCACCATCAATCAATTTGCGCTGAGGCTCAACAGAAGTTACTGGCTGCCCAAAGTCGGGGCTGCGTTGGATTTGGGTTCACAGGGCTTCGATTTTGCTTTCAATGACCAAACGCGCTACTTGTTGTTTAATTTGACAATAGATATTCCCATCTTTTCGGGCTTCCGAAATGTCAATAAAATCAAACAAGCGGAGCGCGATATATCGGCCTTGCAAGCGCAACAAAGTTATGCAGAAGACCAACTGCGCCTTCAGTTGCAAACACTCATTAACAGTTATCGGACGGCAGTAGAGGTTTATAAGGCCAATGAAACACAAGTAGTTAGCGCACGAAGATTCTACGGCGACACCTTCAAACGCTACCGCGAAGGTCAGGCAAACTACATTGAGTTGCTCGATGCACAAACCCAACTTCTCAATGCTCAATTGCAATTATCCATTGCTCAGGAAAATATTTTAATCAGGCTTGCCGAAATAGAACGTGCGCAGGCTTCCTATCCATTATAA
- a CDS encoding efflux RND transporter periplasmic adaptor subunit, with the protein MKKILYLLVLSSIAFACSDNKAAQKSANDHNEPPAKGEVIPVKLAVAQVREISEPINAAGLVASENEARLSFKTGGIIRKIYVEEGQGVQAGQLLASLDLTEINAQATQASEGLAKAERDLQRITRLYADSVATLEQLQNVTTAYNIARQNVEIAKFNQSYSEIRATSSGKIIRKLMNEGELVGPGTPVLFLQAAGSQSYVIRVGVADKDRVRLQVGDPAVVRFDAYPGQEWSGKVSNLAQAADPSNSLYQVEIKLTAGNVPVLVTGLFATVTITPTINQSLVAIPIDAIIEGRGNEAFVFVPKNGKAQKLPVKVAFIRNAEAFIASGLQGNEKIITSGSAYLTENANISINP; encoded by the coding sequence ATGAAAAAAATATTGTATTTACTTGTGCTGTCCTCCATAGCCTTTGCCTGCTCGGATAATAAGGCGGCACAGAAATCAGCCAACGACCACAACGAACCACCTGCCAAAGGTGAGGTTATTCCCGTAAAACTTGCCGTGGCGCAAGTTCGTGAAATCTCCGAACCCATCAACGCTGCCGGGCTGGTCGCATCGGAGAACGAAGCGCGCCTTTCATTCAAAACGGGCGGAATCATCCGTAAAATCTATGTAGAAGAAGGGCAGGGTGTACAGGCAGGGCAACTGCTGGCTTCGCTTGACCTGACTGAAATTAACGCACAAGCCACGCAAGCGAGCGAAGGACTTGCTAAAGCCGAACGCGACCTGCAACGTATCACACGCCTCTATGCAGACAGTGTGGCAACTTTGGAGCAATTGCAAAATGTAACCACAGCCTACAATATTGCCCGACAAAACGTGGAAATAGCAAAGTTCAACCAAAGTTATTCCGAAATACGGGCAACTTCTTCAGGAAAAATTATCCGCAAGCTGATGAATGAAGGAGAGTTAGTAGGCCCGGGTACGCCCGTGCTCTTTTTGCAGGCAGCAGGTTCGCAAAGCTATGTCATACGTGTAGGCGTTGCCGATAAGGACAGAGTACGCCTGCAAGTAGGCGACCCGGCTGTTGTGCGCTTTGATGCATACCCGGGGCAAGAGTGGAGCGGCAAGGTCAGCAATTTGGCACAAGCCGCCGACCCTTCCAACAGCCTTTATCAAGTAGAAATAAAATTGACAGCCGGCAATGTTCCTGTATTGGTTACAGGGCTTTTTGCAACCGTAACCATTACACCGACTATCAATCAGTCGTTGGTCGCCATCCCGATTGATGCCATTATTGAAGGCAGAGGCAATGAGGCTTTTGTGTTTGTTCCTAAAAATGGCAAAGCACAAAAATTACCCGTTAAGGTTGCTTTTATTCGCAATGCTGAGGCTTTTATCGCAAGCGGCTTGCAGGGTAATGAAAAAATTATCACATCAGGTTCAGCATATCTGACCGAAAATGCAAATATTTCTATCAATCCATAA
- a CDS encoding efflux RND transporter permease subunit, with translation MKISEYAVKNYQFTLVVFLGVLSLGIFTLFNMPRGEDPELQSPQFPVVVVYPGTSQADMEELVVNPLEKRISELDNLKRIQSTIYDGLALINVEFLYSEDPDTKYQEMVREVEATRKDLPSDIFSIEVRRISPSDVNIYQFALISANAPYEQLREWSEKLEKRLEKIPALKKVKTWGYPANEVEVVLNLEKMAQQKIPVSRVIGAIQSENLNIPGGSLSAGTRKFNVKSSGDYESIEEIKNTIVGSNGTKVIYLKDIADVHTDYEDEKHLTRYNGHRSVFVTAAQKDGQNILKVRDLVEPIVAEFQKELPSNIAFAKVFDQTKSVEKRLSRFGIDFMIAIGLVLITLLPLGYRASIVVMISIPLSLAIGLILLNVFGFTINQLSIVGMIIALGILVDDSIVVVENIERYMREGHSRMEAAIMGTKQIGLAVVGCTATLCFAFMPLMFLPESAGDFIRSMPAAVIFTVIASLIVSLTIVPFLSGRLLSEHHSQGGNRFMRGLQWVISGSFSRALNWALKHPALTLLAAALIFGGSLLLIPLVGFSLFPKSEKPMFLINVETPVGTNLAETDRITQYVDSILTTYPQIKNFATNVGKGNPRIYYNVVQREEAENFAQVFVQLNTTRTEEKVALIDTLRQKLANYPNARIEVKDFEQGPPLEAPLAYRIMGDNLDTLQFLAAQIERILLETEGTIYVNNPIKTMPTDLRVVANKAKAGMLGVPVSEIDRMIRLGIAGLNIGKFRDDAGEEANIKLTLAKTGSVQDLSVFDRLYVNNIQGTAIPLRQLADIQMETSPNQIRHYNRTRFVTVSSYLTTGYLTDNVNQEVVKKLESYPWPKGYTYMVAGEQENKEKSFGGLGTIILITAFGFFGILVLEFKTFKSTFIVLSVIPLGIIGAIMILLLTGNTFSFTAVVGLIALVGIEVKNSILLVDFTNQLREEGLPLDEAIQKAGEIRFVPIVLTSLTAIGGLIPLVLEYSPLYSPLALVLIGGLISSTLLSRLVTPVMYKLLPPRIVTKA, from the coding sequence ATGAAGATATCAGAATATGCAGTCAAAAACTATCAGTTTACGCTGGTAGTATTCTTGGGCGTTTTATCACTGGGTATTTTTACCTTGTTTAATATGCCACGCGGAGAAGACCCGGAGCTGCAAAGCCCTCAGTTTCCGGTAGTGGTGGTGTATCCCGGCACAAGTCAGGCCGATATGGAAGAATTGGTGGTGAATCCATTGGAAAAACGCATCAGCGAATTAGATAACTTGAAGCGGATACAATCCACCATATACGACGGTTTAGCCCTTATCAATGTTGAGTTTCTTTACAGCGAAGACCCTGATACCAAATATCAGGAAATGGTACGCGAGGTAGAAGCAACGCGCAAAGATTTACCAAGCGATATTTTCAGCATTGAGGTGCGAAGAATATCGCCTTCAGATGTAAATATTTATCAGTTTGCTCTTATAAGTGCCAATGCTCCTTACGAGCAATTGCGGGAATGGTCGGAAAAATTGGAAAAACGCTTAGAAAAAATTCCTGCACTCAAAAAAGTCAAAACATGGGGCTATCCTGCCAATGAGGTGGAGGTAGTACTGAATTTGGAAAAGATGGCACAGCAAAAAATTCCTGTTTCAAGAGTGATTGGTGCCATACAAAGTGAAAACCTGAACATCCCCGGTGGCAGCCTGAGTGCAGGAACGCGCAAGTTCAACGTCAAATCCAGCGGTGATTATGAGTCAATAGAGGAAATCAAAAATACCATAGTCGGCAGCAACGGCACTAAGGTTATTTACCTGAAAGATATTGCCGATGTTCACACCGACTATGAAGACGAAAAACACCTGACCCGATACAACGGCCATCGTTCGGTTTTTGTAACCGCTGCGCAAAAAGACGGCCAAAACATCCTGAAAGTCAGAGATTTGGTAGAACCTATTGTCGCTGAATTTCAAAAAGAATTACCGTCCAATATTGCCTTTGCCAAAGTTTTTGACCAAACCAAAAGTGTTGAAAAGCGACTCTCCCGATTTGGAATTGATTTTATGATTGCCATTGGGTTAGTGCTTATTACCTTGCTGCCGCTTGGCTATCGGGCATCAATAGTGGTAATGATTTCCATTCCGCTTTCGCTTGCCATTGGCTTGATTTTGCTCAACGTCTTTGGCTTTACCATTAATCAACTCAGCATTGTCGGAATGATTATCGCCTTGGGCATTCTGGTAGACGACAGTATTGTAGTAGTAGAAAATATTGAGCGCTATATGCGCGAAGGCCACTCACGTATGGAGGCAGCCATTATGGGTACTAAGCAAATTGGGTTGGCGGTTGTAGGGTGTACGGCTACATTGTGCTTTGCCTTTATGCCGTTAATGTTTTTGCCCGAATCTGCCGGAGATTTTATCAGAAGTATGCCTGCGGCAGTAATTTTTACTGTCATTGCATCTTTGATAGTATCCTTAACAATCGTTCCCTTCCTTTCGGGCAGGCTGCTTTCGGAGCACCATAGCCAAGGCGGCAACCGATTCATGCGCGGTTTGCAATGGGTAATTTCCGGTTCGTTCAGCCGTGCGCTGAACTGGGCACTGAAACATCCGGCATTAACCTTATTGGCAGCAGCACTTATTTTTGGCGGCAGCCTGTTGTTAATCCCGTTGGTGGGTTTCAGCCTGTTTCCCAAGTCGGAAAAGCCCATGTTTCTTATCAATGTAGAAACGCCGGTAGGCACTAATCTGGCAGAAACAGACCGCATCACGCAATATGTGGACAGCATACTGACAACCTATCCACAGATAAAAAATTTTGCCACTAATGTAGGAAAAGGCAACCCGCGTATTTATTACAATGTAGTTCAGAGAGAAGAAGCTGAAAATTTTGCCCAAGTATTTGTTCAACTCAATACAACGCGTACAGAGGAAAAAGTAGCGCTAATAGATACTTTGCGGCAGAAACTTGCCAATTATCCCAATGCACGCATTGAGGTAAAAGATTTTGAACAAGGCCCGCCGTTGGAAGCACCGCTGGCATACCGCATCATGGGCGACAATTTAGACACCTTGCAGTTTCTGGCAGCACAAATAGAACGAATATTGTTGGAAACCGAAGGCACCATTTATGTCAATAATCCCATCAAAACGATGCCCACAGATTTGCGGGTAGTTGCCAATAAGGCCAAAGCGGGAATGTTGGGTGTGCCTGTCAGCGAAATTGACCGCATGATTCGTCTGGGTATTGCGGGCTTAAATATTGGTAAGTTCCGCGATGATGCGGGCGAAGAAGCCAATATCAAACTCACGCTTGCCAAAACCGGAAGCGTGCAAGATTTGAGCGTATTTGACCGATTGTACGTGAACAATATTCAGGGAACGGCTATTCCTTTGCGACAACTGGCTGACATTCAGATGGAAACATCGCCCAATCAGATTCGCCACTACAACAGGACGCGCTTTGTAACGGTTTCGTCTTATCTGACCACCGGTTATCTGACCGATAATGTGAATCAGGAAGTTGTCAAAAAATTGGAAAGTTACCCTTGGCCAAAAGGCTATACCTACATGGTGGCAGGCGAGCAGGAAAACAAAGAAAAAAGTTTCGGCGGCCTTGGTACTATCATATTGATTACAGCGTTCGGCTTCTTTGGCATTCTGGTGCTGGAATTTAAAACCTTCAAAAGTACTTTCATTGTGCTTTCGGTCATTCCTTTGGGTATTATTGGTGCTATTATGATACTTTTACTGACCGGTAATACGTTCTCCTTTACAGCCGTAGTCGGATTAATAGCACTTGTTGGTATAGAGGTAAAAAATTCCATCTTATTGGTTGATTTTACAAACCAACTGCGCGAAGAAGGGCTTCCATTGGATGAAGCCATCCAGAAAGCGGGCGAGATTCGGTTTGTCCCCATCGTGCTAACCTCATTGACTGCCATCGGCGGCCTTATTCCCTTAGTATTGGAGTACAGCCCTTTGTATTCGCCGCTGGCATTGGTGCTGATTGGCGGATTGATTAGCTCTACGCTGCTTTCACGGTTGGTAACGCCCGTTATGTACAAGTTGCTGCCGCCGCGCATTGTTACAAAAGCCTGA